TCGCGAAACTGCCGGAGCACCTGAAACACGTCACCGGTAATAAACTCCGCACGGTCGGCGGCGATTCCGTTGAGCGCCGTGTTGGCGCGCGCCAGATCGAGGGCGGGCGCAGAGAGATCGACATGCGTCACCCGCGCCGCGTCAGCCATCCCCGCCGCCACGCCGAAGCCGCCGGTGTAGGCGAACGCATTGAGCACCTCCCGCCCCGCCGCGACCGACGCCACACGGGCGCGGTTAACGCGCTGGTCGAGATAGAAACCGGTCTTGTGCCCACCCTTCACATCGACGCCATACCGACACCCGTTTTCGCTGATCTGAATCTGATCGGGAGGTTCCGCGCCGCGCAGAACGCCAGCCACGGGATCGAGTCCCTCCCGGTCGCGGACCGTGGCGTCGCTTCGCTCGTAGATGCCCGCGCACGCCGGCAGCCGCCGCACCAGCACGCCCGTAATCTCACCCTTCCACCGTTCGACGCCGGCGGCGGTGAACTGGCAAACGATGAAATCGCCATAGCGGTCGACCACCAGGCCCGGCAAACCGTCAGACTCGGCGTTGACCAGCCGGAGCGCGTTGTCATCGCCGCGCAACACGCCCAGATCGGCCCGGAGCTGAATCGCCGCCGCGATCCGCCGCTCGAAGAACGCCGCATCAACCGCCTCCGTCGGGTCGCACGTCCACATCCGCACCCGGATCTGCGACGCCTCCGACCACGCCCCAAGCCCCAGGACCGTCCCATCATCCGCGATCACACGCACCGTCTCCCCCAGCGTCAGCCCGGCAGCGGCGCGCTCGACCGCCCCCGAAAAAACCCAGGGGTGTCGCCGCTTGATGGAATAGTCCCGCCCCTCTTTAATCACGACGTCTTTCATAGATCATCCTTTTAGAAATCCCGCGTTTACCGGCTTTACGGGACCGTTTGACTGAATAGTTTCTGGATGTACGATGCGGCATCCACCTGAGTCAATTCGCCCGAGAGCGCCACGGGCTGACCCCGGCTTTTCTGCTGACTGGCCAGGCGGTCGCCCACACGGTGGATAAACAGCGGCACCCGTTCGGCAGGGTCTGCTCGGACGCCTGCCTCTAGATCGTACTCGACCATGGCACGGTGGTCCCCAAAAACGACCACGAGCGTTCCCGCAGGCAGTCCGCCAATATAGGTTTCAATCTGGCGGTCGACGAAATGCATGTTATTAAAGAAACGGGAGCGGAAATCCCCCTTGCCGGCAATAAACGTCTGGTGCTCGGGTTCGAGATAGATGAACGGCTGGTGGCTGGTGAGCGTGATGAGGTAATGCAACTGGCGCCCGGCGCGGGGGGTTGCAGCGATCATCGCCCGCGAGATTTCCAAAACCGTGTCGTCGCGGATGCCCCACAGGCTCACAGGGGCGCCCAGATCGTCGCGCATCTCCTCCAGAAACAGCGTGCGCGTGAACCCCATCCGCATAAACGTCCGCTTCCGCTCGAAGAAGCGCCCGCTGTTCCCGTGAAGGGCCACGGAGGCGTATCCGGCCCGCGCTGCCACCTGCGGCAGCGTATTCTGATAGGGATATTTTTCAATAATGTACGTCATCAGCGTGGGCGAGGGCGGCACCGCATTGAGCATGACGAAGTCCGCATCGCCCGATCCGTTCCTGTGAAACGGCGCAATTCGGAACAGCATGGCATCTTCGGCGAGGCGGTTCAGGAAGGGCGTCACGGCACGCCCGTCCACATGGTGATTCAGGATCCGCCAGTCCAGGCTTTCCACCTGCAGCACGACCACATCGCCCGTCAGCGCCACCGGCGATTCGATGGCGCTCAGCCGGTCCGTCGCCAAGGCCCGTTGCGCGACGGCCTCGTCCAACAGGTGGGTCATGTCCCGGTACACGAACTCGCTTGCCCAGAGCGGCAGAAAACCGTAGGTCATTCCAAAACGTTCGTTGGACACGAACGTGCGCAGTTTGTC
This genomic interval from Lentisphaerota bacterium contains the following:
- a CDS encoding LTA synthase family protein codes for the protein MIHRPATIQSARPAQSRALALLLAVAVIWALELFAFQALSFHFDYPVPLAKRVGAQTVRLLLDLLFSLGLVFLLPRVWTILACIGFILFAQGANYYQSVFGRVLSWNTLQGQFSEGLEVMQFNWGYANGFLLLALVLALLAKVWLLLRVTPPADLRTCRLSVGLAALAGYGLLLGVAMMKIDRPDKLRTFVSNERFGMTYGFLPLWASEFVYRDMTHLLDEAVAQRALATDRLSAIESPVALTGDVVVLQVESLDWRILNHHVDGRAVTPFLNRLAEDAMLFRIAPFHRNGSGDADFVMLNAVPPSPTLMTYIIEKYPYQNTLPQVAARAGYASVALHGNSGRFFERKRTFMRMGFTRTLFLEEMRDDLGAPVSLWGIRDDTVLEISRAMIAATPRAGRQLHYLITLTSHQPFIYLEPEHQTFIAGKGDFRSRFFNNMHFVDRQIETYIGGLPAGTLVVVFGDHRAMVEYDLEAGVRADPAERVPLFIHRVGDRLASQQKSRGQPVALSGELTQVDAASYIQKLFSQTVP
- a CDS encoding 23S rRNA (cytosine(1962)-C(5))-methyltransferase RlmI (SAM-dependent;catalyzes the methylation of cytosine at position 1962 of the 23S rRNA), coding for MKDVVIKEGRDYSIKRRHPWVFSGAVERAAAGLTLGETVRVIADDGTVLGLGAWSEASQIRVRMWTCDPTEAVDAAFFERRIAAAIQLRADLGVLRGDDNALRLVNAESDGLPGLVVDRYGDFIVCQFTAAGVERWKGEITGVLVRRLPACAGIYERSDATVRDREGLDPVAGVLRGAEPPDQIQISENGCRYGVDVKGGHKTGFYLDQRVNRARVASVAAGREVLNAFAYTGGFGVAAGMADAARVTHVDLSAPALDLARANTALNGIAADRAEFITGDVFQVLRQFRDSRRAFDLIVLDPPKFVESKGQVMAGCRGYKDINLLGMKLLRPGGLLATFSCSGLVTPDLFHKVVADAAVDAGRRVQIIERLQQGPDHPEDVCFPEGLYLKGLLCQVG